A stretch of DNA from Desulfobulbaceae bacterium:
TTTTGGTTACCTGGCCGCCGGCAGATATTACCCCGTTTTCTCACAGTATACCAGTGCGTGGTTAAAAGATCCTCAACTTCGCTTTGTTGTTACCTATACGGTACTCTTTTTGCTCACCTATGTGGCGGTTATGCTTCTAGGCCTGGGCTTGAAAAAAGTTATGCAGGTTACTTTTTTGGGCTGGTTTGATCGTACTATGGGTGCTGTTTTCGGACTGGCAAAGGCGGTATTTCTGGCCACTTTGATTTTTATGGGTCTGGCGGGAATTTTCTCGACGACTAACCCCATTATCCACAAGTCATTATGCTCACCCTACTTAATGATGAGTTCCAATTATATGACCTCCTTTATTCAAGATAAAGAACTGAAAAAGGAACTCGTCCCTAAAAAGCCTGCCATCTCCTCATTTCTTAGTGATCCTGTAACAGTGCTGAAGACGCTCCGGGGAGGCTCCGAGTAGAAAACCGAGCATGATGAGCCGGTTGGTTAAAGTTGTCTTCAGTACTCCATCTCTTTGCCACCGACGTCCTGAGGTTGTTACTTTCTGTTTGGCAAGGGTAATCGTACCTCGGCGTTGCATGGTTTTTATAAGCAGGACGTCCTCAAG
This window harbors:
- a CDS encoding CvpA family protein; amino-acid sequence: MTVLDIGVIVILIGFIVRGVWIGFVRQLAFVLALVFGYLAAGRYYPVFSQYTSAWLKDPQLRFVVTYTVLFLLTYVAVMLLGLGLKKVMQVTFLGWFDRTMGAVFGLAKAVFLATLIFMGLAGIFSTTNPIIHKSLCSPYLMMSSNYMTSFIQDKELKKELVPKKPAISSFLSDPVTVLKTLRGGSE